From one Trachemys scripta elegans isolate TJP31775 chromosome 14, CAS_Tse_1.0, whole genome shotgun sequence genomic stretch:
- the CCDC42 gene encoding coiled-coil domain-containing protein 42 gives MTTMEEEDLSEYFRMQYGQKLLKLLMKFPAPEEQSPSPSIRLLEKKKEATLVHRAMEAQKEAFRTRMEALNNRWEELRAKEIQLKAYIKKFEQFIQENDQKRIRALKKANKEKELKKQRVKELAKAKLDMAVLKQEHQRLSNKLQQYSIFNKYLEKVVEVSEFEEIREVIGRYKTLVGMHQDLMQSAQEGLEMIEQAKVRLSHYTEEKDDEILQHNNKLARLQMRFDRARSDVIVWESRWAHIQNTAAKKTLMLGTIKMATLNLFQSVSKQLKETLSVPVEDTHKQLDMIQQFIQDLSDIWAEVKKKDTQSRSMIVVVKDV, from the exons ATGACCACCATGGAGGAAGAGGACCTGTCGGAGTATTTCCGCATGCAGTATGGGCAGAAGCTCCTGAAGCTGCTGAT GAAATTCCCAGCGCCGGAGGAGCAATCCCCATCGCCATCCATTCGGCTGctggagaagaagaaagaggcCACACTGGTGCACAGGGCTATGGAGGctcagaaggag GCTTTCCGGACAAGGATGGAAGCCCTGAATAACCGATGGGAGGAGCTCAGGGCCAAGGAGATTCAGCTGAAGGCTTATATAAAGAAATTTGAGCAGTTCATACAG GAAAATGATCAAAAGCGAATTCGAGCCCTGAAGAAAGCCAACAAAGAGAAAGAGCTGAAGAAACAGAGGGTGAAGGAGCTGGCCAAGGCCAAGCTGGACATGGCAGTCCTAAAACAGGAGCACCAGCGGCTCTCCAACAAGCTGCAGCAGTACTCCATCTTCAACAAGTACCTGGAGAAAGTGGTCGAGGTGTCGGAG tttGAGGAGATACGGGAAGTCATTGGCCGGTACAAGACGCTGGTGGGCATGCACCAGGATCTCATGCAGTCGGCGCAGGAGGGGCTGGAGATGATCGAGCAGGCGAAGGTGCGCCTGTCGCACTACACGGAGGAGAAGGACGACGAGATCCTGCAGCACAACAACAAGCTGGCGCGCCTGCAGATGCGCTTCGACCGTGCCCGCAGCGATGTCATCGTCTGG GAGTCTCGCTGGGCCCACATCCAGAACACAGCTGCCAAGAAAACCCTCATGCTGGGCACCATCAAGATGGCCACCCTGAACCTCTTCCAGAGCGTGAGCAAGCAACTGAAGGAGACCTTGAGTGTGCCCGTGGAGGACACCCACAAGCAGCTGGATATG ATCCAGCAGTTCATCCAGGACCTCTCCGACATCTGGGCAGAGGTGAAAAAGAAAGACACCCAAAGCCGATCAATGATAGTTGTGGTCAAGGACGTGTAA